Within Pseudomonas paeninsulae, the genomic segment ATCTCGGCCCAGCGGCTTTGCAGGGCTTGCAGTTGCTGCTGGCCTTGTTCGCTGAGGGCGAAGGCGGGCAGGCTGCCCAGGCAGAGCAGGGTGCAGACGAGGGTGCGGGCAAACGTCATGGTGGAGCTCCTTCAGGGCTTTGAGCGGGCGCAGCGTTGAATGATCGGCAATTGCTTGCGCAGTGCCTGGTCGACCAGGCGTGGCAACAGGCTGTTAAGACGCACGAAGAGTTTTTCCGGCCAGCCCAGGTAGCTTTCCTGGTGTTCACGGCGGATGGCTTCGACCAGTTGCGCGGCGACGCTGAGTGGATCGTCCATGGTGACGTTGAGCGCGTCGTTCATTGCCACCATGTTGGCCGCGTTCATGCCGGTGCGGGTGGCGCGTGGGGCGAAGTAGAGGACCTTGACCTGGGTGTCGGCCAGCTCGCGGCGCAGCGCTTCGGAAAAACCGCGCAGGGCGAACTTGCTCGCGCAGTAGACGCTGAAACCCGGATAACCGATGGCGCCCAGGGTCGAGCCGAGGTTGACCAGCAGCGCCCGACTTTGCTGGCGCAACAGCGGTAGCAGGCGATGGGTCAGCTGCAGGGTGGCGGTGACGTTGGTGCCGATCAGTTCGGCAATGTCCGTCTCGTCATGCTCGTCGAGCAGGCTGAAGCAATTGACCCCGGCGGCGTTGATCAGGGTATTGATCCCGCCGAAGCGCTGGGCCGCGGCCACCACGGTGTCACGCCCGGCGCGTTCACTGATATCGGCTTTGACCACTACCATCTGGCCTGGGTAGCGCTGCGCCAGGCTCTGCATCTGCCCCAGTCGGCGGCCCACCAGCAGCAGGTGGGCCCCTTCGGCCAGCAAGGCGGCGACCAGCGCCTGGCCGATGCCGCCGCTGGCACCGGTAATCACGGCGCGGCATTCAGAAAGTTTCATGGGTTTTCCTCAGGCGCTAAGCGGCAGGCTACGAAATATGTCGCCATACAGGCGGTAGACCACCTTGGCGGTGTGCACCACGGCGGCCTGGTCGTCGGCGTTGTCCAGGCGGTCCATCAGCCTTTTCAGTAATTCGATGTGTTCCAGATCCAAGCTGCCGTGGGAACTCAGGTAGCTGAAGGCTTGGGCTGGCAGTTGCAGCTTGTCCTGAATGACTCCAGCGACTTGGGTGGCCAAGGCGATGCTGGTGCCTTCGAGCACGGTGACCATGCCGAAGAAGCTCACCGGGTTATGCCGGGCAATGCGGTCATAGACGAAGCTGACCATCAGCTCGGTGGCCAGCTTGGGCACGCTGCCGCGCACCACATCGGGGTTGCCGCCGCAGGCGCGGATGTCGTTGAGTACCCATTCCTGGTGGCCGTATTCCTCCTCGATGTACTCGGCGATCGCCTCGCGCAGCCACTCCAGGCGTTCCGGCAGGCGCGCGCCACAGGCCATCAGCAGCGGCACGGTGTGCTTGACGTGGTGGTAAGCCTCGCGGAGGAAGGCCACATAGCTGTCGAGGCTGACCGTGCCGGCCATGGCTTGCTGAATGATCGGCGCGCTCAGCAGGTATTCGCGTTCGCTGCGGGTTTGCTCGAGCAGGGACTCATAGAATTTCATCAGGCGTCTCCGTAGCTGGATTGATCGGCCATCAGCTGTTCGATGGCGCATTGGTAATGTTGGCAAAGGGCGGCGCGGCGCAGGCGGCCATTACTGGTGGCCAGCTCGTTGCTCGCGTTGAAGGGCTGCTCGGCGCGCAGCCAGTGGTGCACGCGGGCGTAATCGGGGAGCTGCTGGTTGACCTGCTCGACCGCCGCGGCGAGTTGCTGGTCGCTGGTGTTGGGCAAGCGTGGCACCAGCACCGCGACATTCGCCGGCAGCGCTTCGCCATGCAGCCAGGCCTGGGCGATCGGCAGCTGCTGGGCCAGCTCGGCCTCGACCCATTCCGGGTTGACGTTGCGGCCGAAGGCGGTGATGAACTGGTGCTTCTTGCGCCCGTGCAGGACCAGGAAACCCTCCTCGAAGTGACCGAGGTCGCCAGTGCCGAGCCATTCGCCCTGAGTTGCCGGCTCGCCCAGGTAACCGAGCAGGCGCGGGCCTTTGACCAGGACTTCCTGATCGGCGCCGAGACGGATCTCGAGGTGCTCGAGTGGCTTGCCGACGCTGCCGATACGGCGCTGTATCGGGGTATTCAGGCAAACCACCGAGGCGCATTCGGACAGGCCATAGCCTTCGAACACCGGCAGACCCAGGGCGTCGGCGCGTTCGAGCAGTTGCGGCGCCACCCGGCCGCCGCCCACTGCAATGAAGCGCAACGAGTCGGGCAGCGGCAGACCGCGTTCTGCGGCGCTGACCAGGGCCAGGAGCAACTGCGGCAGGAGGATCAGGCTATTTGGTTGCACGCGGTTCAGCGCGCCGAGAAAACACGGCAGGTCGAACTGGCTGGCGCCGAGCAGACCGACCTCGGCCATCGGCAGTAACTCGACGCAAGCACCGCTCAGCAGCGGTGCGTAGACCCCGGCGATGTTCTCCAGCAGGGTGGCCAGTGGCAGCACGCACAGGTGGCGTTCGACCTGGCAGGCGGCGCTGGCCTTGACCAGGCTACGGGCGACTTGCAGCTGGGTGTGGGCATCCAGACAGACGCCTTTCGGCTGGCCGGTGGTGCCCGAGGTGTAGGTGATCTTGCAGGTGCCTGCGGGCAGTTCGACGGTCGAGGGTTGCGGGCGCAGCAGCAGACCGGCGTCTGTAGCCGTGAAGCCCAGGTCGCGATACGCGGGACTGTCCTGACCGAGCAGGCAGTCGACCCCGGCGCTGTCCAGCACATGACGCTGCTGGTCGGTGGAGAAGAAGCCGGGCAGCGGCACGCAGACCAGGCCAGCCTGGAGCGCGGCCAGATCCCACAGCAACCAATCGATGCCATTATCCAGGGCCAGGGCGACGCGTTGGACGCCAAGCTGCGTCAGGTGCGCACTGCGGCGCGACACTTCGTCAAGCAACTGACGGTAGTTCAATTGCCGCGCGCCTTCGCGCAGGGCAATACGCTCGGCGTGCAAGGCCAATTGGTCGAACAGGCTGTCAGCTGCAGGCCACATTGGGCATACCCTCCAGGGCATAAAAGGCTTGGTGGCCCAGGCGCGGATAGACGCCGAGGTGCAGCAGGCGTTGATGGCCGGCGTAGATGTCGCCGGCCATCACCTGCGGTAGGGAGTCGTAGTAGCTGCCCCAATCTGCCAGCTCGGTGCCCATGCAGTCCGGGTTGGCTGGCCCCAGCGGCAAGGGCGTCAGGCCCAGGCGCTGGAAGCTGTTGAGCAGGCCCGGCGTACCGGTGAACGTCACCCAGCGAAAGCCCATGGCCACCAGCAGGTCGGTCAGGGCGACTATCAGCAGGCGTGCAGCGCCGGGGTTGTTGGCGGCCAGGTTGCCGACTTCGACAATCTGCTGGCGGCTGGGTGGGTTATGTTGCTGATGGGCTGCGATCACGCCTTCGATCGGTTGGCTCAGGTAGCGTTCGAGAAACAGTGGAGCATTCGCGCCACCGCGCAGACCGACCGCGCCGAGCAACTGGCCGTCGACATCCTTCAGGCCGAACAGGCAAGGCATGAAGTGACTCACCCTAGCGCCATGCTGCAGCGCGAAGCGCTCGTGGATAAAGGCTTCCAGCTCCGCCCGGCGTGGGCTGGCGGCGTGCGCCAGGAACAGGCTCAGCGGTTGATCGCGGCCGATTCGAGCCAACGCATTGTCGTATTGCACCCAAGGCAGCTCCATGAACGGAACCTCATCTGTTGGCTTGGGTACGAGTGTCGGCTGTGAGTCTTAACGCAGACTTAAGCGATCGGTAATTGGCTGGGTCAGGCTGTGTTTCCCGGATTACCAAGGCGCTTATCTGGGCTACGCGCGGCGTTGCAGGGCCGACCCTGACGCGATGTTTGTGCAGCCGACCATGCCTGCTATCGCCCTGGACCGGGTGACCCCCACGGATGTGGCAAATGCGGCAAGCCCGGCGAGAGCGGGCGCGGCTCCCTGCAGCTGTCTGCGCTGCCGGTGATGGGGCGTCGAGTTTGTCAGCTGATCAGCTGAGTAATTTCCGGGGCCTAACCGCTATTGCGTTTAAAATGCGCCGCAACGACAAGGTGATAAGAACCCCATGAATTCAGATGCTATCGCTACCCTGCAGCAGCAGTTGCTCGCCGGGCTAAGCCCCGTTCCCGCCGAAACCAGGCGCCTGTTCCATGGCCGGGGGCGCTGCTGGCCGGGGCTTGAGCATGTTACGGTCGACTGGTTGCAGGGTGTGCTGCTGGTGTCGCTGTTCCGCGAGCCGGAGGAAGCGCAGCTGGCCGCGCTGAAACACATGCTCATGACGCTGACCCGCTCGCCGGCCTGGCTGGACAGTCAGGCGCACAGCCTGTTGCTGCAGCACCGCTATTTGCCGGACAGCGCAACACAGTGGCTGCTCGGCGAGGTTTGCGATGAATGGCTGATCAGCGAACATGGCCTGCGTTTCAAGCTGGATTTTGGCAAGAAGCAGAACACCGGCCTGTTTCTCGACATGCGCTACGGCCGCCGCTGGGTGCAAACCCAGGCCCAAGGCAAGCGGGTCCTCAATTTGTTCGCCTACACCTGTGGCTTTTCGCTGGCCGCGATTGCCGGTGGCGCCGAGCATGTAGTCAACCTGGACATGGCCAGGGCGGCCCTGAGCCGCGGGCGAGACAATCATCGGCTGAATGGGCATGACCTGAGCAAGGTCAGTTTCCTCGGTCACGACCTGTTCAAATCCTGGGGCAAGGTGAAAAAATGTGGCCCCTATGATCTGGTCATCATCGATCCGCCGTCATTCCAGAAGGGCAGCTTTGTCCTGACCCAGGATTATCGAAAAGTCCTGCGCCGCCTGCCCGAGTTGCTCAGCGAGCACGGCGTGGTGCTGGCCTGCATCAATGATCCGGACATCGGCCCCGACTTTTTGCTCGAGAGCATGGCCCTTGAAGCGCCGAGTCTGAGCTTTGTCCAGCGCCTGGAAAACCCGCCGGAGTTTGCCGATATTCAATCTGACAGCGGCTTGAAAGCCCTGGTCTTTACCCGCCACACTGAGCGTCTGTGAAGACGGCTCAGCAACGGCGACCATTTCCAGGTGCCCACTGCTGCATGGCGCGTTTCGCCGATGGTGCTGGCTATTTTCACAACTTCTTATGCCTCCTGTAGGCTGCAATCCTGATAAAGGAGATCCACGTGCCCCAGATCGACCCCCAGCAACGCCTGGCCATTCTCAGCAACCCGGACGCCCAGGACTGCACCGTCTACCGCCCGGATGACGATGATCCCGATGCCGAAGAGCTGGACCTTGGCGATGCCAAGATTTTGTTTAGTGGCGCGTTCCAGGCGCCTGCCGAATGGGATGAACTCGAGCGTGCCGACTACTTCGGCGATGCCGAGCCCGATACGTTCGTCAGCGCCTATATCGAGTGCGAGGCCAAGCCCGGTTCGGCTGATTTCTTCGTGGCTGACGTTGGCGATTATGTGGCGACCATGCCGGGGCTGGGGGAGGTCGTGATGTTCTATGTGCACGACTACAGCGACGACGAGCAAGGCCGGCAATACACCCTCATTCGTGACGATGAACCGCTGGA encodes:
- a CDS encoding SDR family oxidoreductase, whose product is MKLSECRAVITGASGGIGQALVAALLAEGAHLLLVGRRLGQMQSLAQRYPGQMVVVKADISERAGRDTVVAAAQRFGGINTLINAAGVNCFSLLDEHDETDIAELIGTNVTATLQLTHRLLPLLRQQSRALLVNLGSTLGAIGYPGFSVYCASKFALRGFSEALRRELADTQVKVLYFAPRATRTGMNAANMVAMNDALNVTMDDPLSVAAQLVEAIRREHQESYLGWPEKLFVRLNSLLPRLVDQALRKQLPIIQRCARSKP
- a CDS encoding TenA family transcriptional regulator; translation: MKFYESLLEQTRSEREYLLSAPIIQQAMAGTVSLDSYVAFLREAYHHVKHTVPLLMACGARLPERLEWLREAIAEYIEEEYGHQEWVLNDIRACGGNPDVVRGSVPKLATELMVSFVYDRIARHNPVSFFGMVTVLEGTSIALATQVAGVIQDKLQLPAQAFSYLSSHGSLDLEHIELLKRLMDRLDNADDQAAVVHTAKVVYRLYGDIFRSLPLSA
- a CDS encoding class I SAM-dependent methyltransferase, with the translated sequence MNSDAIATLQQQLLAGLSPVPAETRRLFHGRGRCWPGLEHVTVDWLQGVLLVSLFREPEEAQLAALKHMLMTLTRSPAWLDSQAHSLLLQHRYLPDSATQWLLGEVCDEWLISEHGLRFKLDFGKKQNTGLFLDMRYGRRWVQTQAQGKRVLNLFAYTCGFSLAAIAGGAEHVVNLDMARAALSRGRDNHRLNGHDLSKVSFLGHDLFKSWGKVKKCGPYDLVIIDPPSFQKGSFVLTQDYRKVLRRLPELLSEHGVVLACINDPDIGPDFLLESMALEAPSLSFVQRLENPPEFADIQSDSGLKALVFTRHTERL
- a CDS encoding thermostable hemolysin, with translation MELPWVQYDNALARIGRDQPLSLFLAHAASPRRAELEAFIHERFALQHGARVSHFMPCLFGLKDVDGQLLGAVGLRGGANAPLFLERYLSQPIEGVIAAHQQHNPPSRQQIVEVGNLAANNPGAARLLIVALTDLLVAMGFRWVTFTGTPGLLNSFQRLGLTPLPLGPANPDCMGTELADWGSYYDSLPQVMAGDIYAGHQRLLHLGVYPRLGHQAFYALEGMPNVACS
- a CDS encoding AMP-binding protein; this translates as MWPAADSLFDQLALHAERIALREGARQLNYRQLLDEVSRRSAHLTQLGVQRVALALDNGIDWLLWDLAALQAGLVCVPLPGFFSTDQQRHVLDSAGVDCLLGQDSPAYRDLGFTATDAGLLLRPQPSTVELPAGTCKITYTSGTTGQPKGVCLDAHTQLQVARSLVKASAACQVERHLCVLPLATLLENIAGVYAPLLSGACVELLPMAEVGLLGASQFDLPCFLGALNRVQPNSLILLPQLLLALVSAAERGLPLPDSLRFIAVGGGRVAPQLLERADALGLPVFEGYGLSECASVVCLNTPIQRRIGSVGKPLEHLEIRLGADQEVLVKGPRLLGYLGEPATQGEWLGTGDLGHFEEGFLVLHGRKKHQFITAFGRNVNPEWVEAELAQQLPIAQAWLHGEALPANVAVLVPRLPNTSDQQLAAAVEQVNQQLPDYARVHHWLRAEQPFNASNELATSNGRLRRAALCQHYQCAIEQLMADQSSYGDA